The genomic interval AGAATAGTTACTGGACAAAGTTTTATGTTAAAAAAGGTTTTTTCCCTTCTTTCTAAAACCACCTCCTTTAATTAGTAACTACATCGCTTTTCTGTAAACGGTTGCACCTCAATAGAAAAAAATACTCCACTCCCAGATTTACGTTCCTTCCCTTTCTTTATAAGGAAGTGATTATACTAGTATGGTAGTTAAAAGAATAAAAGAGTACTAGTACTCAGAAGATATAGGGACACAGCAGTTCCTCATATCTTCTGGCTTACTCCCATAACTCGGAGGAAAAGAAGTACTATTAATATATCGTTCTATTTTTTTCGTCAGCGATTCCTGATTTTCTATAGAAATACGTATTAATGCGATCACGCCATTCCTTCGCATTTTCTAATTGTAGCTGCAAACGGTCCTTCACATTTTCAAAAACCCAATCCTCTACTTTCCCCTCCATTTCATTCCATTTAGTAATAAAGGTCTCCACTTCTTCAACACCTTGAAAATGGGTATTGTAAATATGTTGGATTACTGTTTCTCCAGAATGAAGTTTATGTACGTATGGTACATGATGGAAAAATAGAAGCAGCTCATCTGGACAATCTTCTAATGAATTATATTGATCTGCATTTGGTCCAAAATATTGTCCCGCATAGCCAGTTCCTGTTTCAATTGTACGATCTACACCAATACCATCACGATCGGCAAAGTGATACGTTCCCCATTTTGAGTATTCATATCCATCAACATTTGGACCGTAATGATGATCAGGGTTTACCATCCAGCCCACACCAAGTGGTGCCGTATAATTTTCATATGTTCTCCATGATTGGAGCAAAATATATCCAACTGTTTCAGCAACCGTTGAATCATCACCAAAAGTTAAATGAATCCATTCATTCGTAATTGATTCTGTCGATAAATCAGGGTTCCAGGTTAATCTACCAAATCCATAAAGATTTGCCTGAGCTAATGTATTTCCAGTCCAATTCCTATCATTACCAATATTGGATACAGCAGCAATACCGCTATGGCTATAGTTATAGCGTGAGCCATTTACAATGGATTTAACAGTCGATCCTTCTCCATCCGCATACGTATCAAAATCTAGTACTTCTTTCCATTGTGGAACTAAATAACATACATCCTTTTGTTGACCGGTATATTCCTGTGCAATTTGAAATTCCACTACTTGATTTGTTTCTTTCATTGCACCTAATAGTGGAGAAATTGGTTCGCGTACTTGGAAATCCATTGGTCCATTTTTAATTTGCAAAATAACATTATCAAGGAACTGCCCATCAAGCGGCTTAAAATTATCGTACGCTGCTCTTGCCCTGTCAGTCTTTC from Niallia sp. FSL W8-0635 carries:
- a CDS encoding alpha-glucuronidase family glycosyl hydrolase; the protein is MEKMMDKGNERFVTNSYHCWLQYRKIENANQYSDITSTIAVATNTEIIDSAVKELQYALKSMLDVVSAVQPYTTNENAIILGTYESVNLNEFGISPRLFDDLNEEGYLLKVTEDNKQVLLIGKTDRGALYAAFHFLKILQKEESLIGLEILEAPKNQLRMMNQWDNMNGSIERGYSGNSIFFNGNDFSKDLTRIKDYARLLSSVGVNAISINNVNVWDVETKLLTEEFLPKVKEVANILRSYAITTYLSINYASPIVLGNLPTADPLDKEVEKWWANKVEEIYRYIPDFGGFVVKADSEGRPGPFTYGRGHVEGANVLARALQPFDGKVVWRCFVYNCLQDWRDRKTDRARAAYDNFKPLDGQFLDNVILQIKNGPMDFQVREPISPLLGAMKETNQVVEFQIAQEYTGQQKDVCYLVPQWKEVLDFDTYADGEGSTVKSIVNGSRYNYSHSGIAAVSNIGNDRNWTGNTLAQANLYGFGRLTWNPDLSTESITNEWIHLTFGDDSTVAETVGYILLQSWRTYENYTAPLGVGWMVNPDHHYGPNVDGYEYSKWGTYHFADRDGIGVDRTIETGTGYAGQYFGPNADQYNSLEDCPDELLLFFHHVPYVHKLHSGETVIQHIYNTHFQGVEEVETFITKWNEMEGKVEDWVFENVKDRLQLQLENAKEWRDRINTYFYRKSGIADEKNRTIY